The following coding sequences are from one Lysinibacillus sp. FSL W8-0992 window:
- a CDS encoding manganese-dependent inorganic pyrophosphatase — MSKVLVFGHKNPDTDTITSAIVYAYLKQQIGVDTEAVRLGEVNNETKYALEKFGFEAPRLITSVVGEAEKVILVDHNEFQQSADGIEEVQITEVIDHHRIANFQTADPLYYRAEPVGCTATILNKIFKENDVEVPSNIAGLMLSAIISDTLLFKSPTCTEQDVKAAQELATIAGVDAADYGLAMLKAGADLSDKSLEDLLSLDAKEFQFGEYKSVVAQVNAVDINDVLGRQDELEILLNKNVAENGLDLFFFVVTDILNNDSTAVAIGQVAEAAAKAFGAELTNSRVVLPGVVSRKKQIVPVLTEALK; from the coding sequence ATGAGTAAAGTTTTAGTTTTCGGACATAAAAATCCAGATACAGATACGATTACATCTGCAATTGTATATGCATATTTAAAACAACAAATTGGAGTAGATACTGAAGCAGTACGTCTCGGTGAAGTAAATAACGAAACAAAATATGCCCTAGAGAAATTTGGCTTTGAGGCACCTCGTTTAATTACTTCCGTAGTAGGGGAAGCGGAAAAAGTTATTCTTGTAGACCATAATGAATTCCAACAATCGGCTGATGGAATTGAAGAAGTACAAATTACAGAGGTAATTGACCACCACCGTATTGCAAACTTCCAAACAGCAGACCCATTGTATTATCGTGCAGAGCCAGTTGGTTGTACGGCAACTATTTTAAATAAAATTTTTAAAGAAAATGATGTTGAAGTACCATCAAATATTGCTGGTTTAATGTTATCTGCTATTATTTCTGATACATTATTATTCAAATCACCAACTTGTACAGAACAGGATGTTAAAGCTGCACAAGAGCTAGCAACAATCGCAGGAGTTGACGCTGCTGATTATGGGCTAGCAATGTTGAAAGCAGGCGCTGATCTTTCAGATAAATCATTAGAAGACCTTTTATCATTAGATGCTAAAGAGTTCCAGTTCGGTGAATATAAATCAGTAGTTGCTCAAGTAAATGCTGTCGATATTAATGACGTTCTTGGTCGACAAGACGAATTAGAAATTCTTTTAAACAAAAATGTTGCTGAAAATGGCTTAGACTTATTCTTCTTTGTCGTAACAGATATATTAAACAATGATTCAACAGCTGTTGCAATTGGACAAGTTGCAGAAGCTGCAGCAAAAGCATTTGGTGCTGAGCTTACAAACAGCCGTGTTGTATTACCAGGTGTTGTTTCTCGTAAAAAACAAATCGTACCTGTGTTAACGGAAGCTTTAAAATAA
- a CDS encoding bifunctional 2',3'-cyclic-nucleotide 2'-phosphodiesterase/3'-nucleotidase yields MNKKIITKMLAMLLVLFAVLPFGFSANAASNDVTRGDYVKELVESLNVELGDGSSLGFTDVPKDLAPYVEKAVELKLIKGKTATLFGPNDKLTRQQAFVISARGLVTNNASLSELDKFKDADQVAETHKQDLANAVAANILQGYEDNTIRPRDYVTADQMQSIVERFVAEYKVPTSATTVDLQILGTTDIHTNLANYNYYLDAKSADVGLANTASLIEQARTENPNTLLFDNGDLIQGTPLGSYKALENVLKPGETHPAIAALNALKYDGGTLGNHEFNYGLEFLTEVLNDAQYPVVNANTYDAKTKEHMYTPFVIIDKEVVDNTGKKHTLKVGVTGIVPTKIVEWDAIHLEGKVEMQEPVEAIKEVVPEIQKAGADVIVVLSHSGIGEDTNVKGAENVGYQISEIEGIDALITGHSHLTFPGDYKDLKNVDQEKGTINGVPTVMAGSYGSHLGVIDLKLEQQGSEWVVVNGQGSIRSIKQEGLQPSQTVLNAIKEAHEGTLTYIRQAVGETTAPIHSYFSMVQDDPSIQIVTQAQKWFIEKELKGTADENTPILSAGAPFKAGSRNNPADFTNIPVGPLAIKNMADIYHYDNTVATIKVKGAQAIEWLEMAAGIFATIDPTKTEEQNIIDAEARSYNFDVLDGLTYQIDVTSPAKYDRRGILVDEKANRIKNVQYNGKPIDLEQEFIIITNNYRVGGSYGATFKNAEGTNVTNYAYENRQAVVDYIMANKTINPAADNNWSFVPFPANTKIIYHSAKDAQKVIPAGSNIEYLGDTEGGFGKYLIK; encoded by the coding sequence TTGAATAAGAAAATAATAACTAAAATGTTAGCCATGTTACTTGTTCTATTTGCTGTATTACCATTTGGCTTTTCAGCGAATGCTGCATCTAATGATGTAACACGTGGAGATTACGTGAAGGAACTAGTAGAAAGCTTGAATGTTGAGCTTGGTGACGGGTCTTCACTTGGTTTTACAGATGTCCCTAAGGATTTAGCACCTTATGTGGAAAAAGCGGTAGAACTAAAGTTAATTAAAGGGAAAACAGCAACTTTATTTGGTCCAAATGATAAATTAACTCGTCAACAGGCATTTGTTATTTCGGCCCGTGGATTAGTAACAAACAATGCTTCACTTAGTGAATTAGACAAATTCAAAGATGCTGATCAAGTTGCTGAGACACATAAGCAAGATTTAGCAAATGCTGTAGCAGCGAATATTTTACAAGGATATGAAGATAATACAATTCGTCCGCGTGACTATGTGACAGCCGATCAAATGCAAAGTATTGTTGAGCGTTTTGTAGCTGAATACAAAGTACCTACATCTGCGACTACAGTGGATCTTCAAATTTTAGGTACTACTGATATTCATACTAACTTAGCAAACTATAACTACTATTTAGATGCAAAATCTGCTGATGTTGGACTAGCAAACACAGCTTCACTTATTGAGCAAGCGCGTACAGAAAACCCTAATACATTATTATTTGATAATGGAGATTTAATTCAAGGAACACCACTAGGTTCTTATAAAGCGTTAGAAAATGTGTTAAAACCAGGTGAAACTCATCCTGCTATTGCTGCTCTAAATGCACTAAAATATGATGGCGGCACTTTAGGAAATCATGAATTCAACTATGGTTTAGAATTTTTAACAGAAGTACTGAATGATGCGCAATATCCAGTGGTGAATGCGAACACTTACGATGCAAAAACAAAAGAACATATGTATACACCATTTGTTATTATCGATAAAGAGGTTGTGGACAATACAGGTAAAAAACATACACTAAAAGTGGGTGTAACAGGTATTGTACCAACTAAAATTGTTGAATGGGATGCTATTCATTTAGAAGGTAAAGTAGAAATGCAGGAGCCTGTAGAGGCAATTAAAGAAGTTGTACCTGAAATTCAAAAAGCAGGTGCAGATGTAATCGTCGTGCTTTCTCATTCAGGTATCGGTGAAGATACGAATGTAAAAGGCGCTGAAAATGTAGGATACCAAATTTCTGAAATAGAAGGTATTGATGCTTTAATTACAGGTCACTCGCATTTAACATTCCCAGGTGACTATAAAGACCTTAAAAATGTTGATCAAGAAAAAGGGACTATTAATGGAGTTCCAACAGTTATGGCAGGTAGCTATGGTAGCCACCTTGGTGTAATTGATTTGAAATTAGAACAACAAGGTTCTGAATGGGTTGTTGTAAATGGACAAGGTTCAATCCGTTCTATTAAACAAGAAGGATTACAACCATCGCAAACTGTGTTAAACGCTATTAAAGAAGCACATGAAGGTACATTAACGTATATTCGCCAAGCTGTTGGTGAAACGACTGCACCTATTCACAGCTACTTCTCAATGGTTCAAGATGATCCATCTATTCAAATCGTAACACAAGCTCAAAAATGGTTTATTGAAAAAGAACTAAAAGGGACTGCTGATGAAAACACACCAATCCTTTCTGCTGGTGCTCCTTTCAAAGCGGGCTCTCGTAACAACCCTGCGGACTTCACAAACATTCCTGTAGGTCCACTTGCTATTAAAAACATGGCAGACATTTATCATTACGATAATACTGTTGCAACGATAAAAGTTAAAGGTGCACAAGCTATCGAATGGTTAGAGATGGCTGCTGGTATTTTCGCAACAATCGATCCGACGAAAACCGAGGAACAAAATATTATTGATGCTGAAGCACGCTCTTACAACTTTGATGTTTTAGATGGCTTAACATATCAAATTGATGTAACATCTCCAGCAAAATATGATCGTCGTGGTATTCTTGTCGATGAAAAAGCGAACCGTATTAAAAATGTACAATACAATGGTAAGCCAATTGATCTAGAGCAAGAATTCATTATTATTACAAACAATTACCGTGTTGGTGGTTCTTATGGAGCAACCTTTAAAAATGCGGAAGGCACAAATGTAACAAACTATGCTTATGAAAATCGTCAAGCAGTAGTTGACTACATTATGGCAAACAAAACAATTAATCCTGCTGCGGATAACAACTGGTCATTTGTACCGTTCCCAGCTAATACAAAGATTATTTATCATTCTGCTAAGGATGCACAAAAAGTCATTCCAGCAGGTAGCAACATCGAGTATCTTGGTGATACAGAAGGCGGCTTCGGTAAATATTTAATTAAATAA
- a CDS encoding VOC family protein gives MTFKIDANLELEHLHLLVQSLETMTNFYKKLGLQVLNQTTTQVTFSIPGNTKPILVLSTEESVAIRPPRTTGLFHFAILVPSREDLAYVIGNLLNTGVAITGAGDHIYSEAFYLNDPEGNGIEIYHDRPRTEWISDGHGGLITGTEAVDIEGVMALYDRQRPWVGFPKGTVLGHIHLNVSVINEATTYFYIDALGFDIMTNFHDSALFISAGGYHHHIAVNIWQGVGAPVPPKQTTGLLSYTFALSSHEELQKLLNNLKEKQIPYTFENDQLVVVDFNDDAMIFYVRQFI, from the coding sequence ATGACATTTAAAATTGATGCAAATTTAGAGCTTGAGCATTTACATTTACTTGTACAGTCACTAGAAACAATGACTAATTTCTATAAAAAACTTGGACTTCAAGTCCTCAACCAAACGACAACACAAGTGACATTTTCAATCCCAGGCAATACGAAACCCATTTTAGTATTATCAACAGAAGAAAGTGTAGCGATTCGTCCACCTCGTACGACTGGTTTATTCCACTTCGCTATTTTAGTTCCTTCTCGAGAGGATTTAGCATATGTGATTGGCAATTTGTTAAACACAGGTGTAGCTATAACAGGGGCTGGTGATCATATTTATTCGGAAGCCTTTTACTTAAACGATCCTGAAGGTAACGGAATAGAAATCTATCATGATCGCCCTCGTACTGAATGGATTAGCGATGGTCATGGTGGGCTCATAACTGGCACAGAGGCAGTGGATATAGAAGGCGTAATGGCATTATATGACCGTCAGCGTCCATGGGTAGGTTTCCCTAAAGGAACAGTATTAGGTCACATCCATTTAAATGTGAGCGTTATAAATGAAGCAACAACTTACTTCTATATAGATGCACTTGGTTTTGATATTATGACTAATTTCCACGATAGCGCACTCTTCATTTCTGCTGGTGGTTATCATCATCATATCGCGGTAAATATATGGCAAGGCGTAGGTGCTCCCGTTCCACCAAAACAAACTACGGGTTTACTCAGCTACACATTCGCCCTTTCTTCACATGAAGAACTACAAAAGCTGTTGAATAATTTAAAGGAAAAACAAATTCCGTATACTTTCGAAAACGATCAGTTAGTAGTTGTAGATTTCAATGATGATGCAATGATTTTTTACGTTCGCCAGTTTATATAA
- a CDS encoding DsbA family oxidoreductase produces MKIEIWSDYVCPFCYIGKKQLEKAIQDTGFEGQVELVYKSYQLDPTTPEDTNESVYESLAKKYSMTIEKAKEMTQGVTARAKEVGLNYNFDKMKTENTLKAHRLVKWAEQQGDATALVEALLHSHFIEAKRISHDDVLVNIAEQVGLNRDDVIKVLASNDFKADVEEDIQEGLQLGVKGVPFFVLNRKYGISGAQPQEVFENTLRKVAEEEGLQPALKMEGSSDAGVCTDESCEF; encoded by the coding sequence ATGAAAATTGAAATTTGGTCAGATTATGTTTGTCCATTTTGCTATATTGGCAAAAAGCAATTAGAAAAGGCTATTCAGGATACAGGCTTTGAGGGACAGGTGGAACTTGTTTATAAAAGCTATCAGCTTGATCCAACAACACCAGAAGATACGAATGAGTCAGTCTATGAATCTTTGGCAAAAAAATATAGTATGACAATAGAAAAAGCGAAAGAAATGACGCAAGGTGTAACTGCGCGTGCAAAAGAAGTCGGTTTAAACTATAACTTCGATAAAATGAAGACAGAAAATACATTAAAAGCACATCGACTTGTGAAATGGGCTGAACAACAAGGGGACGCTACAGCACTTGTTGAGGCACTGTTACACAGTCATTTTATAGAAGCAAAGCGCATTAGTCATGATGATGTGTTAGTAAACATAGCAGAACAAGTAGGCCTAAATCGTGATGATGTTATAAAGGTTCTAGCTAGCAATGATTTTAAAGCTGATGTAGAAGAAGATATACAAGAAGGGCTTCAACTTGGTGTGAAAGGGGTTCCGTTTTTTGTGCTAAATCGTAAATACGGTATTTCTGGAGCACAACCACAAGAGGTGTTTGAAAATACATTACGCAAAGTAGCAGAAGAAGAAGGTTTGCAACCTGCTTTAAAAATGGAAGGCTCTAGTGATGCAGGCGTATGTACAGATGAGAGCTGTGAATTTTAA
- a CDS encoding MurR/RpiR family transcriptional regulator: protein MSIKEDIKKRYVRLSKGQRKVAQFVMSNPAVVIANGAAEVGRQANVSESTVIRFCYAMDLSGYVELQEELRSYLNSQNEGTPLPSTYVTSKQKTSSFGKVMQRDMQNIQDTIHLINDTMLQKSSKWMHEADTIYILGARQDASVANWLSYTLKTLRTNIKQLRTDSDDLVQQINSMSERTTLIVFSCDKQSNDVKTIVEIAKMKKVKIIAITGSALSPIRDYANALFALGLKNQSSLDIVPVLFSFMHALIEEMISQDKERYEQYQQSYEQVENNLLFLDIAREKQVF from the coding sequence ATGAGTATAAAAGAAGATATAAAGAAAAGGTATGTAAGGCTGTCTAAAGGACAACGTAAAGTCGCGCAATTTGTTATGAGTAATCCAGCTGTTGTGATTGCCAATGGGGCGGCTGAAGTGGGTAGACAAGCGAATGTAAGTGAATCAACCGTTATTCGTTTTTGTTATGCAATGGATTTGTCAGGTTATGTCGAGCTACAGGAGGAATTAAGAAGTTATTTAAACTCTCAAAATGAGGGAACGCCTCTCCCATCTACATATGTGACGAGCAAGCAGAAGACTTCTAGCTTTGGTAAGGTAATGCAACGCGACATGCAAAACATTCAAGATACAATACATCTCATTAACGATACTATGCTTCAAAAAAGCTCCAAATGGATGCATGAAGCAGATACTATTTATATTTTAGGTGCACGTCAAGATGCTTCCGTTGCAAATTGGTTATCGTATACGTTAAAAACTTTACGAACAAATATAAAGCAGCTGCGAACAGATTCTGATGATCTTGTTCAACAAATAAACAGTATGAGCGAACGTACAACGTTAATCGTCTTTTCATGTGATAAACAATCCAATGATGTAAAAACAATTGTTGAAATTGCTAAAATGAAAAAGGTGAAAATCATTGCTATTACAGGTTCGGCTTTGTCTCCAATAAGGGATTATGCAAATGCATTGTTTGCATTAGGTTTGAAAAATCAATCTTCTTTGGACATTGTGCCAGTACTGTTTTCCTTTATGCATGCATTGATTGAAGAAATGATTAGCCAAGATAAAGAGCGATATGAGCAATATCAACAATCGTATGAACAAGTAGAAAATAATTTATTGTTTTTAGACATTGCAAGAGAGAAACAAGTATTTTAA
- a CDS encoding exodeoxyribonuclease III, whose protein sequence is MKFISWNVNGIRACLGKGFLDFFNSVEADFFCIQESKCQAGQVELALQGYEQYWNYAQKKGYSGTAIFTKHTPLFVHYGVGEDESQDEGRIITLEYENFYLVNVYTPNAQRDLARLPFRLDWEDRLALYLKELDAKKPVIYCGDLNVAHADIDLKNAKSNIGNSGFTYEERAKMTDLLAGGFVDSFRYKHPDVTDHYTWWSYMNKVRERNIGWRIDYFIVSERLKEQIDVATIHPHIMGSDHCPIELQLNV, encoded by the coding sequence ATGAAATTTATTTCATGGAATGTGAATGGTATACGAGCTTGTTTGGGGAAAGGTTTTTTAGACTTTTTTAATAGTGTGGAGGCAGATTTCTTTTGTATTCAGGAATCAAAATGCCAAGCAGGGCAGGTAGAGCTTGCATTACAAGGTTATGAGCAATATTGGAATTACGCTCAGAAGAAAGGTTATTCAGGTACCGCAATTTTTACGAAACATACACCTCTATTTGTGCACTACGGTGTTGGTGAGGACGAGTCGCAGGATGAAGGAAGAATTATTACATTAGAATATGAAAACTTTTATTTGGTAAATGTTTATACACCAAATGCGCAACGTGATCTAGCAAGATTACCTTTTCGACTAGACTGGGAGGATCGCTTAGCGTTGTATTTAAAAGAACTTGATGCGAAAAAACCAGTCATTTATTGTGGAGATTTGAATGTTGCCCATGCTGATATTGATTTAAAAAATGCAAAATCAAATATAGGGAATTCGGGTTTTACATATGAAGAACGAGCTAAAATGACAGATTTATTAGCAGGTGGCTTTGTAGATTCTTTCCGCTACAAGCATCCAGATGTGACCGATCATTATACGTGGTGGTCTTATATGAATAAAGTTCGTGAACGAAATATTGGATGGCGCATTGATTATTTTATTGTGTCTGAACGTTTAAAGGAACAAATTGATGTAGCGACAATACATCCACATATAATGGGCAGTGATCATTGCCCAATCGAACTTCAACTGAATGTATAG
- a CDS encoding winged helix-turn-helix transcriptional regulator has protein sequence MNETTLCPRLAKAMDLIGKRWTGLILYQLLDGSQRFNEIESALPVSGRLLSERLKELEKEGLVERKVFSEVPVRVEYSLTDKGQALEGAIRNIESWATNWL, from the coding sequence ATGAATGAGACAACTTTATGTCCTCGTTTAGCTAAGGCAATGGATTTAATCGGAAAACGCTGGACTGGGCTAATTTTATATCAATTATTAGACGGATCGCAGCGTTTCAATGAAATTGAATCAGCATTGCCTGTAAGTGGCCGTTTATTATCTGAACGTTTAAAGGAACTTGAAAAAGAGGGGCTTGTTGAGCGCAAAGTATTTTCAGAGGTGCCTGTGCGAGTAGAATATTCTTTAACGGATAAAGGTCAAGCATTAGAAGGTGCTATTCGTAATATTGAATCATGGGCTACTAACTGGCTATAG
- a CDS encoding FAD-dependent oxidoreductase — protein MTQSLWLATTDSDSLPSLTASTKCDVCIIGGGLTGLYTAYVLAKAGVDVVLLEANAKLSHGTTGHSTGKLTAQHGLVYANLIEKLSVDDARLYYQLNQLAIEQALQLLPKESIQQVDSLLYCQTKDGYSQLLKEWNAYKVLNIKSKITSDTELPFPVTKALSISQQAQINPVMVSNFLIKEALSMGAKLYANTRVQQLQIAQNNLHTEKNISVQYNKLILCTHYPIEAFKGLQLLKLSNNRSYMVASKITETFQGQYLSVDFPSRSIRTTTINDEHYLLLGGANHIAGETAKTEPYYDAIQNEMKTHFGQEPLYRWSAQDIETPDMVPYVGRITKSLPNVFIATGYRKWGISNSFVAGDLLSSLITETTNANDASALYSPARTKFGAQFMQMLKVGGFVAKEFVSGHIKNGNAPTCTHLGCKTKWNEADETWDCPCHGSRFNSQGEVLEGPAVQPLKLD, from the coding sequence ATGACACAATCTCTTTGGCTAGCAACGACCGACTCTGATTCATTGCCATCATTGACGGCTTCAACTAAATGTGATGTTTGTATTATCGGAGGGGGTTTGACTGGACTATATACTGCCTATGTTTTAGCAAAAGCAGGTGTTGATGTTGTACTGCTTGAGGCAAATGCTAAGCTTAGTCATGGTACGACTGGTCATTCAACAGGAAAATTAACTGCACAGCATGGCTTAGTTTATGCGAATCTTATCGAAAAACTTTCTGTAGATGATGCTCGGCTTTACTATCAATTAAATCAGCTTGCTATAGAGCAAGCATTACAGTTACTACCTAAAGAGTCCATTCAGCAAGTGGATTCATTACTTTATTGTCAAACAAAAGATGGGTACTCGCAATTATTAAAAGAGTGGAACGCCTATAAAGTATTAAATATAAAGTCTAAGATCACCTCGGATACAGAGCTTCCATTCCCTGTTACAAAAGCGCTCAGCATATCACAACAGGCGCAAATAAATCCTGTAATGGTTAGCAATTTTCTTATTAAAGAGGCGTTATCAATGGGTGCAAAACTATATGCGAATACCCGTGTTCAGCAACTGCAAATTGCGCAAAATAACTTACATACCGAAAAAAATATATCGGTTCAATATAACAAGCTCATTTTGTGCACACATTATCCAATTGAAGCCTTCAAAGGACTACAACTTTTAAAGCTTTCGAATAATCGCTCTTATATGGTCGCCAGTAAAATAACGGAGACGTTCCAAGGACAATATTTATCAGTCGATTTCCCTTCCCGTTCTATTCGTACGACGACAATAAATGATGAACATTATTTGCTTCTCGGTGGGGCTAATCATATAGCAGGTGAAACGGCAAAAACCGAGCCCTATTATGACGCCATTCAAAATGAAATGAAAACGCATTTTGGGCAGGAGCCACTTTATAGATGGTCGGCACAGGATATTGAAACACCAGACATGGTACCTTATGTCGGTAGAATAACAAAATCCTTACCTAATGTCTTTATCGCAACAGGGTATCGTAAATGGGGGATTTCTAATTCGTTTGTAGCTGGAGATTTACTGTCATCACTTATTACCGAGACTACAAATGCCAACGATGCCAGTGCACTCTATTCACCAGCACGCACGAAATTTGGTGCACAATTTATGCAAATGCTAAAGGTCGGAGGCTTCGTGGCAAAGGAATTTGTCTCAGGCCATATTAAAAATGGCAACGCGCCAACTTGTACACACTTAGGCTGTAAAACTAAATGGAATGAAGCAGACGAAACGTGGGATTGCCCATGCCACGGCTCCCGTTTTAATTCCCAAGGTGAAGTGCTAGAGGGGCCAGCAGTACAGCCTTTAAAGCTTGACTAA
- the murB gene encoding UDP-N-acetylmuramate dehydrogenase, whose amino-acid sequence MTKEQWAADLAQNINPANIKLDELLQHYTMTKLGGKADVFVLPETEEEAIAVIRYAHLNNIPLLMLGNGSNMVVRDGGMRGIVVTFSHLDEIHINGEHVYAQSGALIKDVSKLAAAASLTGFEFACGIPGSIGGAMAMNAGAYGGEIKDIIISSKVLTKEGEILILSKEELELGYRQSSIAKKGYYVLSSEFQLAPGVQEEIDAKIADLTFQRESKQPLEYPSAGSVFKRPPGHFAGKLIQDSGLQGKGVGGAEVSTKHAGFIVNKGNATATDYIATIKMVQRVVKEKYNVDLETEVKIVGDDL is encoded by the coding sequence ATGACAAAAGAACAATGGGCTGCGGATTTAGCACAAAACATAAATCCGGCCAATATTAAGTTAGATGAATTATTACAGCACTATACAATGACAAAATTAGGTGGTAAAGCGGATGTTTTTGTTCTTCCTGAAACAGAGGAAGAAGCAATTGCAGTTATTCGCTATGCACATTTAAATAATATTCCATTATTAATGTTAGGAAATGGATCTAACATGGTTGTCCGAGATGGAGGCATGCGAGGGATTGTTGTGACATTCTCACATTTAGATGAAATTCATATTAATGGCGAACATGTCTATGCACAAAGTGGTGCACTCATTAAAGATGTATCAAAGCTTGCCGCTGCAGCATCTCTTACTGGTTTTGAATTTGCGTGTGGTATCCCAGGCTCTATTGGTGGAGCGATGGCGATGAATGCAGGTGCTTATGGTGGCGAAATAAAAGATATTATTATTTCTTCAAAAGTTTTAACAAAAGAAGGAGAAATTTTAATTTTATCAAAAGAAGAGCTAGAATTAGGTTACCGTCAAAGTAGTATAGCCAAAAAAGGTTATTATGTACTGTCTTCTGAGTTTCAATTAGCTCCAGGAGTACAGGAAGAAATTGATGCAAAAATTGCTGATTTAACGTTTCAACGTGAATCAAAGCAACCACTAGAGTATCCTTCAGCTGGTAGCGTTTTTAAACGCCCGCCAGGACACTTTGCAGGCAAGCTTATTCAGGATAGTGGCCTACAAGGAAAAGGGGTAGGTGGAGCAGAAGTTTCTACAAAACATGCCGGTTTTATTGTCAATAAAGGAAATGCTACGGCTACTGACTATATCGCAACGATTAAAATGGTACAACGAGTTGTGAAAGAAAAGTATAATGTTGATTTGGAAACAGAAGTGAAAATAGTCGGTGACGACCTATAA
- a CDS encoding GNAT family N-acetyltransferase: MMTKKMEKKYIPLASYFDVASQNEITLSFIALENIMGQALPNAAYLNKSWWKKTKPPLTHFLSWTNAGYYVIDVKLGTSVTFSRTQEKIPSDNISENNENTSAYIIRAIEATDARAFILLQEEILQQTDFLYNVENELELTVQQLRKDLTYWKQLKNRTILLCILNGTFAGYAVIHGYKHSKAKHVASIHMAVKKEHQRKGIGSALMNAVEDWASKRDISRLELSVMEHNDAAVQLFTKHGFQQEGTRSNAIKLKDTFKAEYSFSKIL; the protein is encoded by the coding sequence ATGATGACAAAGAAGATGGAAAAAAAGTATATTCCTTTAGCAAGCTATTTTGACGTAGCTTCGCAAAATGAGATTACATTATCCTTTATCGCATTAGAAAACATTATGGGACAAGCTTTACCCAATGCTGCATATTTGAATAAGAGCTGGTGGAAAAAAACAAAACCCCCTCTTACGCACTTTTTATCTTGGACAAATGCAGGTTATTATGTCATTGATGTCAAATTGGGCACGAGTGTCACTTTCTCTCGCACACAAGAGAAAATACCTTCGGACAATATTTCTGAAAATAACGAAAATACTTCTGCGTACATAATCCGAGCGATTGAAGCAACAGATGCTAGAGCATTTATTCTTTTACAAGAAGAAATCCTTCAACAAACTGACTTTTTGTATAATGTAGAAAATGAGTTAGAGCTAACCGTACAGCAGCTAAGAAAAGACCTAACTTATTGGAAGCAATTAAAAAACCGCACGATTTTACTTTGCATTTTAAATGGCACATTTGCGGGCTATGCCGTTATCCATGGTTATAAGCATTCTAAAGCTAAACACGTTGCATCAATTCATATGGCCGTAAAAAAAGAACACCAACGAAAAGGTATCGGTTCAGCACTTATGAATGCAGTGGAAGACTGGGCTAGCAAAAGAGATATTTCCCGCTTAGAATTATCCGTTATGGAGCATAATGATGCTGCGGTACAGTTATTTACAAAACATGGGTTTCAGCAAGAAGGAACACGCTCCAATGCTATTAAACTAAAAGATACGTTTAAGGCTGAATATAGCTTCAGCAAAATTTTATAA
- a CDS encoding FMN-dependent NADH-azoreductase codes for MNVLVVKANNRPDGISTKMYDTFMESVQDVNVTTFDVYAEDMPYFGQDLFNAFGKVQNGGELSDIESRLLAAKQKAMDALTAADVVVFAFPLWNLTIPATLQTFIDYVYQAGFTFKYDENGQLVSLMTDKKAIILNARGGYYSAPEAQPMEMSVNYIKNVVGGVFGMEIINEVIIEGHNATPDKAEEIIANGLEAVKEVAKSLQAVKA; via the coding sequence ATGAACGTATTAGTAGTAAAAGCTAACAACCGTCCAGACGGAATTTCAACAAAAATGTATGACACTTTCATGGAAAGCGTACAAGATGTAAACGTAACAACATTCGATGTGTATGCTGAAGATATGCCTTACTTCGGTCAAGATCTTTTCAACGCATTTGGTAAAGTGCAAAACGGTGGAGAATTATCTGATATCGAATCACGTCTTTTAGCTGCAAAACAAAAAGCTATGGATGCATTAACTGCAGCAGATGTTGTTGTATTTGCTTTCCCATTATGGAACTTAACAATCCCAGCTACGTTACAAACTTTCATTGACTATGTATACCAAGCTGGTTTTACTTTCAAATATGATGAAAACGGTCAATTAGTTAGCTTAATGACTGATAAAAAAGCTATCATCCTAAATGCTCGTGGTGGTTATTATTCAGCACCAGAAGCACAACCTATGGAAATGTCAGTAAACTACATTAAAAACGTAGTTGGTGGCGTATTCGGTATGGAAATTATTAATGAAGTTATCATTGAAGGTCATAATGCTACACCAGATAAAGCAGAAGAAATTATTGCAAACGGCCTAGAAGCTGTTAAAGAAGTAGCAAAATCTTTACAAGCTGTAAAAGCATAA